GTGCACAACGCACTCAAGTACGGGCGCATCGGCCAGCAGCCGGCACGGGTGCGCCTGCGCGTGGCCCAGCACGAGCGCAGTGCGGTCATCGACGTGATGGACCGTGGCCCCGGCATTCCCGAAAGCGTGGCCGCGCAGTTGTTCCGGCCGTTCTTCACCACGTCCGAGCATGGCACCGGGCTGGGCCTGTACATCGCCCGCGAGCTGTGCCGCGCCAACCAGGCACGGCTCGACTACATCCCGGTGCCCGCCGGTGGCTCCTGCTTCCGCCTGGTGCTGCCCGGCCCGCATACGTTGTTGCCCACCTGATCTCGATTCTGTGCGTCAAACATTTGTCGCTTCCAGCCCCCTCGTTTATCTTTCACGCCCATGAACGAAACCCGCAGCGCCCTCGTCGTCGACGATGAACGCGACATCCGCGAACTGCTGGTACTGACGCTCGGCCGCATGGGGCTGCGCATCAGTACGGCAGCCAACCTTGCCGAAGCGCGCGAACTGCTGGCCAGCAATCCGTACGACCTGTGCATCACCGACATGCGCCTGCCGGACGGCAACGGCATCGAGCTGGTCAGCGAGATCGCGCAGCACTATCCGCGCACGCCGGTGGCGATGATCACCGCCTTCGGCAGCATGGACCTGGCCGTGGAAGCGCTGAAGGCCGGCGCCTTCGACTTCGTCAGCAAGCCGGTGGACATCGCCGTGCTGCGTGGCCTGGTCAAGCATGCGCTGGAGCTCAACAACACTGAACGCCCCGCGCCCGGCCCCGCCGCCGAACAGGGCGCGCGCCTGCTTGGTGACTCGCCGGCCATGGACGTGCTGCGCACCACCATCGGCAAGGTCGCGCGCAGCCAGGCGCCGGTCTACATCCTCGGTGAATCCGGCGTGGGCAAGGAGCTGGTCGCGCGCACCATCCATGCCCAGGGCGCCCGTGCGGCCGGCCCGTTCGTGCCGGTCAACTGCGGCGCCATTCCCGGCGAGCTGATGGAGAGCGAATTCTTTGGCCACCGCAAGGGCAGCTTCAGCGGCGCCCACGCCGACAAGCCCGGGCTGTTCCAGGCCGCGCATGGCGGCACCCTGTTCCTCGACGAAGTGGCCGAACTGCCGCTGCAGATGCAGGTGAAGCTGCTGCGCGCGATCCAGGAAAAGTCGGTGCGCGCGGTCGGCGCCGCCAACGAGGAGCCGGTGGACGTGCGCATCCTCTCGGCCACCCACAAGGACCTGGCCGAGCTGGTCGAGGACGGGCGCTTCCGCCATGACCTCTACTACCGCATCAACGTGATCGAACTGAGGGTGCCACCGCTGCGCGAGCGTCGCCAGGACCTGCCGGAACTGGCCGCGTCGGTGCTGGCACGGCTGGCCCGCAGCCATGGCCGCCCGACGCCGTTGCTGGCACCGTCGGCATTGGACGCACTGGCCCAGTACGCCTTCCCCGGCAACGTGCGCGAACTGGAGAACATCCTGGAACGCGCGCTGGCGCTGGCCGAAGAAGACCGCATCGGCGCCGACGACCTGCGCCTGCCGCAGCACGCCCCGCGCACGCCCGGCAGCGCAGCGCACGCCGAAGCCGTGGTGGACCTGCAGCCCGGCAGCGCCGCCCTGCCCTCATACATCGAACAGCTCGAGCGCAGCGCCATCCAGCGCGCGCTGGAAGAGAACCGCTGGAACAAGACCCGCACCGCCGCGCAGCTGGGCATCACCTTCCGCGCGCTGCGCTACAAGCTGAAGAAGCTGGGGATGGAGTAAGGACAGGGTCGGATCCCTTTCCGCAGGAAAGGGCTCTGACCCGGCGCGGGCCACCCAACCGGGTAGTGCCGGCCGCTGGCCGGCAACCTCACGCATCGCGGCATCCACGCACGGCGTGGATCTACCTCAATCCTTCGTAACGCGATTGATCTCGGCCAGGCTGGTGACGCCCGCAGCCGCCTTCTTCAACGCCGACTGGCGCAGATCGTTCACCCCGATCTGCTGCGCGGCCTCGGCAATCTGCAACGCATTGCCACCGGCCAGCACGATCGTGGCGATCTCATCCGTCATCGGCATCACCTGGTAGAGGCCGGTACGGC
The sequence above is a segment of the Stenotrophomonas maltophilia genome. Coding sequences within it:
- a CDS encoding sigma-54-dependent transcriptional regulator, giving the protein MNETRSALVVDDERDIRELLVLTLGRMGLRISTAANLAEARELLASNPYDLCITDMRLPDGNGIELVSEIAQHYPRTPVAMITAFGSMDLAVEALKAGAFDFVSKPVDIAVLRGLVKHALELNNTERPAPGPAAEQGARLLGDSPAMDVLRTTIGKVARSQAPVYILGESGVGKELVARTIHAQGARAAGPFVPVNCGAIPGELMESEFFGHRKGSFSGAHADKPGLFQAAHGGTLFLDEVAELPLQMQVKLLRAIQEKSVRAVGAANEEPVDVRILSATHKDLAELVEDGRFRHDLYYRINVIELRVPPLRERRQDLPELAASVLARLARSHGRPTPLLAPSALDALAQYAFPGNVRELENILERALALAEEDRIGADDLRLPQHAPRTPGSAAHAEAVVDLQPGSAALPSYIEQLERSAIQRALEENRWNKTRTAAQLGITFRALRYKLKKLGME